In Chlamydia gallinacea 08-1274/3, the sequence AAAGATAATGAAGCCCACATTGAGCTAGCAAGAGACATTGCTCGTAATTTTAATCGTTTATATGGCGAGGTTTTCCCCGAACCTACCGTTTTACAAGGAGACCTCACTTCTTTAGTGGGAATTGATGGATTAGGGAAAATGAGTAAATCCGCAAACAATGCGATTTATCTCTCTGATGAAGACCATATTATCAAAGAGAAAGTGCGTAAAATGTACACAGATCCGAATCGCATTCACGCTACGACACCAGGCCGCGTAGAAGGCAATCCCTTGTTTATCTATCATGACATTTTTAACACTAATAAAGACGAAGTCGAAGAATTTAAAACTCGTTATCGTCAAGGACGTATAAAGGATGTGGAAATCAAGGAACGCCTTGCTGAAGAGCTTATTCTCTTTTTACAGCCCATTAAAGAAAAACGTGCAGAATTATTAGCTAAACCACAAGTTTTGCATACAATCCTACAGCAAGGAACAGAAACCATGCAAAGTATAGCAAAAGCAACCATGGAAGAAGTTCATGATACCCTAGGTCTTAGCCACAAGTGGCGCTCTCGCCTATGCAAAACTCATGCCCTATGACATTTGAATTATGTGCAGCTTATGCTCCCTGTGGTGATCAACCAGAAGCTATTGCTAAGCTAACTCAAGGCATACGGGATCATGTTCCTGCTCAAGTCCTTTTAGGAGCTACAGGATCAGGGAAAACTTTCACGATTGCTAATGTAATTGCTAATGTGAACCTGCCTACTTTAGTACTAGCGCACAATAAAACATTAGCAGCGCAACTCTATCAGGAGTTTCGAGAATTTTTCCCCAGAAATGCAGTAGAATACTTCATATCGTATTACGATTACTATCAACCAGAAGCTTATATTGCTCGAAGCAATACCTATATAGAAAAAAGCCTTTTAATTAATGCGGAAATTGATAAGTTACGCTTATCAGCAACACGATCTCTTTTAGAACGTCGAGATACATTGATCGTTTCTTCCATATCCTGTATCTACGGTATTGGATCTCCAGAAAATTACGCTGCTATGACATTAACACTTACTGTAGGGGAAGACTACCCTCGAACTATGTTAACTACGCAGCTAGTAAAAATGCATTATCAAGCTTCTCTTACTGGGCAACATTCTACGTTTCGAGAACGTGGTAGTGTTCTGGATATTTTCCCTGCTTATGATAATGATCAGGCTATTCGTTTAGAGTTTATCAATGATACGCTCACCTCAATAGAATTTAGTGATCCTCTAACAATGATTCCCAAACAATCTGTGCATTCCGTAGTTGTCTATCCAGGATCTCACTACGTAACTCCTGAAGAAATTCGTGAGCAAGCTATACGCTCTATTCGTGCAGAATTAGAAGAACGCCTAGTATTTTTTCAAGACCGTCCTATAGAACAAGATCGTCTTTTCCATAGGACAACTCATGATATTGAAATGATTAAAGAAACAGGATTTTGTAAGGGAATTGAAAATTATTCTCGACATTTTACCCAACTGCCTCCTGGGGCCCCTCCTACCTGCCTTCTAGATTATTTTCCTGAGGATTTTTTATTAATCATAGATGAATCTCACCAAACCCTACCGCAGATGCGCGCTATGTATCGAGGCGATGCATCCAGAAAACAATCTTTAGTAGAATATGGATTTCGATTACCTTCAGCATATGATAACCGTCCGCTAACTTACAACGAAGCACAGAAATATTTTCGTAAGGTAATTTATGTATCTGCAACTCCAGGAGAAACGGAATTACGTGAAAGCCGAGGTCATGTTGTTGAACAAATTCTTCGCCCTACAGGCATTCCCGATCCCCTACCAGAAATCCGTCCAGCAAGAGGCCAAGTAGATGATCTCTTAGAGGAAATTCGCCAGCGCCTATCGAAGTCCCAAGAAAAAATTTTAGTCATTTCTTTAACAAAAAAACTTGCTGAAGATATTACAGCATTTCTACTCGAGTTAAATATTTCCGCTGCCTACCTACATTCAGGGATAGAAACTGCCGAACGCACACGCATTCTCACGGACTTACGTGTAGGGAATATTGATGTACTTGTAGGAGTGAACTTACTTCGTGAAGGTTTAGACCTTCCTGAAGTATCTTTAGTTGCTATTCTTGATGCTGATAAAGAGGGTTTTTTGCGTAGTACTTCATCCTTAATTCAATTTTGTGGAAGAGCTGCGAGAAATGTCCAAGGGAAAGTCATCTTCTATGCAGATCATAAAACAGCATCTATAGAACAAACACTAAAAGAAACACAACGCCGTCGTCATATACAATTAGAATACAACAAAGCACATGGTATTACTCCTAAGCCTATCATCAAGGGAATTTTTGCTAATCCTATCCCTCAAGGGAAGAAAAAGGAAACGCCAATTTCCACGGTTCCCACATCCATACCAGAGTGTGAAAAACTTATTCAGAAATATGAAACCCTTATGCACGAAGCTGCTAGAGAATTTCGCTTCGATGATGCAGCTAAATATCGAGATAAGATGAAAGCAGTTAAAGAACGTCTTCTTTATCTTTCATAAAATTCTTAGAAATCTACTTGCTTTTTACATTCTCATATCATTAAATTCCCCTTATACTCTTGCCCTGATTAATCATGAAATGGAAGCAGAGTACCGCCGGGAAATACTATCCAAACCCCTTGACAAAAGAGATAAAGCTTATGTTAGAAGTCGTTATTTCTGATATCCAAGCTCGAGAAATTTTAGATTCTCGCGGGTATCCTACTTTATATGTTAAAGTTATTACAGATTTAGGGACGTTTGGAGAAGCTTGTGTGCCTTCAGGAGCCTCTACTGGAATTAAAGAAGCTTTAGAACTTCGCGATCAACATAACATACGCTATCAAGGAAAAGGGGTTTTACAAGCAAAAAAAAATATTACCGAAATTCTTCTTCCTGCCCTCCGAGGACTAAACATCTTTGATCAAATTCTTGTAGATACAGTCATGATAGAAACCGATGGCACTCCAAATAAAGAAAAAATCGGTGCTAATGCTATTTTAGGGGTATCCCTAGCATTAGCTAAAGCAGCAGCAGCAACTTTAAATCGTCCGCTCTATCAATATATCGGAGGTTGTTTCTCTCGCATCCTTCCTTGTCCCATGATGAATCTCATTAATGGTGGCATGCATGCAAACAATGGCCTACAATTCCAAGAGTTTATGATTCGCCCTACGGGAGCCCCTTCGTTTACGGAAGCTGTACGCATGGGTGCTGATGTTTTCCATACTCTCAAAAAGCTTCTTGATGCCAAGCACCTTACTACAGGAGTGGGAGATGAAGGAGGCTTTGCTCCTCAACTACAAACCAATGCTGATGCCCTAGATCTTCTTATGCAAGCTATTGAAAAAAGCGGCTTTACTCCCGGTGAAGAGATTTCATTAGCATTAGATTGTGCCGCGTCCTCGTTCTACGACACACAAACGCATACGTATCAAGGGAAAAGCTATCAAGAACAAGTCGAGATCCTCACCCACCTCTGTGATCACTATCCTATTGATTCTATAGAAGACGGTCTTGCTGAAGAAGATTATACAGGTTGGGAGCTCCTTACCTCAACACTAGGGAATCGCATTCAAATTGTAGGAGATGATCTCTTTGTGACTAACCCTGAACTCATTGCCGAAGGGATTCATAAAGGCATAGCCAATGCCGTGTTAATCAAACCGAATCAAATCGGCACATTAACAGAAACATCTGAAGCTATACAACTTGCTCATAGCCAAGGATATGCAACGATTCTTTCTCATCGATCTGGAGAAACAGAAGATACAACTATTGCCGATCTTGCTGTGGCATTTAACACAGGACAAATTAAAACAGGATCTTTATCGCGTTCAGAACGTATTGCTAAGTACAACAGACTCATGGCAATAGAAGAAGAATTGCAAGATGCAGGATTCTTTGAAGATTCCAATCCATTTTCTAAATAAGAATGTTTTTGCCTATGATTTTCATTTTCTATATAGAAAATGAAAATCTATTTTCTGCGCTCTCTTATGAAAATATACTGAGGGAGTTCTTCAAAATTCAAATAGTAGGTGTTTGGTTAAACCAAATCCTTTATATATCAAAAAAGTAAATACACAAATAACTAGCCTACAGGACAGACAAGATTGCTTAATAATATCCTCAATCCATGTAGTTCATGTAAATGATTCCTTTTACAAAAACAATAGGTTTCCGTTTATGGTTAGCCTGTGTAGCTGCAATTATTTTCCCTCTGGGGATTAATATTGTTCTACTTAACCTTAAACAATACCGTAATACAGTATCTTCAATTACCATAGCATTTAAGGAAAATGCTGCTTTTAAAATCGATGCTCTTCAGCAAATCGTACCTTTAAATGCTGATATCCTTACCTTATTTTCTGAGATTTTAGACCTGAAAGAGGGGATTCCTACTCTCCCTAATGTTGAGCTTAGCAACAAAATGCATCAAATGTTTAGCGCAACATACAATGAAATCTCATTAATCAAAATTTTCCCAAACGGTGAGAAAATTGTCGTTGCCTCCAGTGTTCCAGAACGCCTGGGGCAAAATTACCAAGATATTCTGGATATTTCTGATAACTCCATGTTTTCAGCGACATTCAAACAGTCAACAGAAAATCATGAAGTTTTCTCAGTTATGCAGGCAAATATTGTCGATACAAATACAAATGAAATTTCGGGTATCCTCTATACCACGCATAATATAGAGGATTTTTTAAAAAATGTCTTAATAAGCACTCAACCCCTCTTCACTGTAAAAACAGCAATTGTATCCAAAAATGGGGTCATCTTAAAATCCTCAGATCCAGAATTACATTTACGCACTCTACATCCAGGAATTACTCGAAAACAATTCTGTAATATCTTTATCAATAAAGATACCTGTCCTAAGGAAATTCCCTTACAGCCAATTCACTTAACTCCCTTACCTATCGAAAAAAACTTTTTCTCATTTACAGCAAAAAAACAAGAAATCTGGGGATACTTAGCCGATATTCCCCAAATGCAACTCAGTCTCCTTTCTTACGGAATAAAAACAGATTTATTATCCGGTTTCTGGAAACGTGCTGTTATCTACTTTGCTTATTTTACCTGCGTACTATTAGGAAGCACAGTAGCTTATCTTGTCGCCAAGCGATTATCCCTGCCTATACGAAAACTCGCTACCGTGATGATTAATACTAGAAACCAGACTCCTGAACCCTACATTGATGATACCCTAGGATTTGAAATCAACCGGCTAGGCCATATTTTTAACGCTATGGTAACAAATCTTAACCAACAACAAGCCTTAGCTCAAAAAAATCACGAAATAAAAGAAAATGCGCAAAATGCTCTATATCTTGGAGAGCAAGCACAGCAGCGCCTTCTTCCCAATACACTTCCTCACTACCCACATACAGAACTAGCAAAAGCCTATATTCCAGCAATCACTGTTGGCGGAGATTTTTTTGATGTATTCATTGTTGGAGAAGGTGAAAATGCAAAATTATTCCTTATCGTTGCAGATGCCTCAGGAAAAGGAGTTTATGCTTGCGGTTATTCCTTATTCCTAAAAAATATGCTGCGTACTTTCCTATCTCACACACCATCTATTCAAGAAGCTATTGAAAAAACTGCGCAACTTTTCCATGAAACCACAGCTGAAACAGGGATGTTTGTCACTTGCTGTGTGTATAGTTACCATTATGCAACTAAAACCGTAGAATTTTATTCCTGTGGTCATAACCCCGCATGTCTCTTATCTCCTGATGGACACGTATCTATGCTTACTCACCCAGGTATTGCTCTAGGATTTCTTCCTCACATCCCTCCTGTCCCGACGAAAACATTTCATGTCGATCCAGGAGCATTTATCATTCTCTACTCCGATGGAATTACGGAAGCTCATAATCAAGCAGGGATGATGTTCGGTGAGGAACGTTTAAAAAATACTGTAAAAACTTTAGTAGGGAAAAGCGCTGAAGATGCTATGCACACATTAATGCTAGCAGTAAAAAACTTTGTAAGTAATTGCCATCAACATGATGACATTACTTTACTGATTCTTAAAATTACGGACTCATGAAACAAAATTTTACTAAACGTATTTTATTTTTTCTTTTTTTGGTGATTCCGATTCCCCTAATTCTGAACTTAATTGTTCTTTCGGTATTTTCTTTTTCAGCAGCTAAAAACACTATCATTAGTAATTTACATACACATGCAACACATTTTAACCTCGAATTTGAGAAAAAACTATCTATTCACAAAATGTTTCTCAAAAGATTGGCAAATACTTTGGCTCTAAAATCAAATACAGCAGAGGATTTTGCCCAAGCATATTATGAAGCACTTTCCATAGCAGATTCTGATTTTTCCTTATGCCTAATTCCCCTAGCAAATGAAAATATTCAAGCAAAAAATCCTTTAGATCCTTTTATTCGTTATTTAAAACACCACCCAGAAAGTAAAAAGAAACTCAGTAAAAATGCTGGTAAAGCTTGTATTCTTGCCGTCCCTTCAGAAACCCAACAAAAGCAAGATTACTACCTCGTCATTACGGAAAATATCGAAACCTGGAACTCCTCCATACATACAGGTCTGCTTGTTAGTTTTTATCCTATGCATTTTTTACAAAAAGATCTCTTTAGGTCTCTCCATCTCCAAAATGAAGATATTTGTTTGTTAAATAAATACGGAGAGGTTCTCTTTTCATCTAATCCCGAGCTATTTTCCTCTGTTTTCTCTTTAGATGTTCCCTCATTCCCCAAAATCACACCAAGATTACCAGCAATACCTATCAAAAAAGCTCCTAAATTTTTCCAAGAAAATAACCTCATTAGGGTTCAAATCAATAACACGTCTTATTTAGGCATTTTCTTAAATCACATACCGATTCAAGGCATTTATTCCTTATCTCTAGTTCCAGAATCACTTTTAATTACCAAATCGATTAAACTCCCGCTCAATGTAATTTTCTTTTATTCCTTAGCCTTCCTCTGCATGGGCTGGATATTAACAAAAATGAATAAGCGCTTAAATCACCCTATTCAAGAACTAGCAACCTGTATGGAATCCGCTTGGAGAGGCAATCATAACATCCGCTATGAGTCCTGTCCTTATGCATATGAAATTAATGAACTTGGCAATATTTTTAACTGTACTTTACTTCTTTTGCTTAACTCCAAAGAAAAAGCAGAAATAGAATACGCCTCAGGCAATAAATTACAAAAAGAACTCACTATTCTAGGTTCTTTACAACAAACATTACTCAGCCAAAAATTTCCTGATTTCCCTCAAATCTCGTTTGAATCTCATCACTTAGGGACACAAGTATCGGGACAATTCTGCGGGTGGAAAGCTACACAGGATAATCTCTTAGGAGTCTTAGGAATTGCTGAAGATGTCGGACTTCCTTCCTACCTTTACGCATTATCTGCTAGAAGTTTGTTCTTAACCTACGCTGACTTATTTTCTTCTCTAGAAAAGATCAGTACTGAAACGTATGTTTCTTTTAAGAAAGGGACTGAAGGAAGTTGCATTTCTATAACATTTCTAAAGTATTCATCCATAGAAGGTACTTTAGAATTGATGTCCGTTGGGGATACTCCTCCGCTTGTTTTCCTAAAGAAAGAAAATGCATTCTTTCAGCTCTTTCCACCAATCATACAAAAAATACATCCTAAAGATATTCTTTTATGCATTACAGGCAATCCTCAACTTGCGGACTATCTCCTGCATCTTCCAATTGAAGAGCTGCTTAAAGATTCTTTGTCTCCGATAAATTCCGACAATTTTATAGATACTCTCAAAGAATTACTGAATCAAGCGCCATCCCCAGATGGAGGAACTATCAGTTTCTTTACCTTTAATGTATCACGCTAAGTATAACCCGACAGAAAATCTAAAAATATACAAAACAAGCGAAGAATACATAAGCATTACAAAGATAAGACACCTCACTTAGTTTTAGGGAATCGTTTGCTGACAGAAACCAAG encodes:
- a CDS encoding stage II sporulation E family protein, whose amino-acid sequence is MKQNFTKRILFFLFLVIPIPLILNLIVLSVFSFSAAKNTIISNLHTHATHFNLEFEKKLSIHKMFLKRLANTLALKSNTAEDFAQAYYEALSIADSDFSLCLIPLANENIQAKNPLDPFIRYLKHHPESKKKLSKNAGKACILAVPSETQQKQDYYLVITENIETWNSSIHTGLLVSFYPMHFLQKDLFRSLHLQNEDICLLNKYGEVLFSSNPELFSSVFSLDVPSFPKITPRLPAIPIKKAPKFFQENNLIRVQINNTSYLGIFLNHIPIQGIYSLSLVPESLLITKSIKLPLNVIFFYSLAFLCMGWILTKMNKRLNHPIQELATCMESAWRGNHNIRYESCPYAYEINELGNIFNCTLLLLLNSKEKAEIEYASGNKLQKELTILGSLQQTLLSQKFPDFPQISFESHHLGTQVSGQFCGWKATQDNLLGVLGIAEDVGLPSYLYALSARSLFLTYADLFSSLEKISTETYVSFKKGTEGSCISITFLKYSSIEGTLELMSVGDTPPLVFLKKENAFFQLFPPIIQKIHPKDILLCITGNPQLADYLLHLPIEELLKDSLSPINSDNFIDTLKELLNQAPSPDGGTISFFTFNVSR
- the eno gene encoding phosphopyruvate hydratase, giving the protein MLEVVISDIQAREILDSRGYPTLYVKVITDLGTFGEACVPSGASTGIKEALELRDQHNIRYQGKGVLQAKKNITEILLPALRGLNIFDQILVDTVMIETDGTPNKEKIGANAILGVSLALAKAAAATLNRPLYQYIGGCFSRILPCPMMNLINGGMHANNGLQFQEFMIRPTGAPSFTEAVRMGADVFHTLKKLLDAKHLTTGVGDEGGFAPQLQTNADALDLLMQAIEKSGFTPGEEISLALDCAASSFYDTQTHTYQGKSYQEQVEILTHLCDHYPIDSIEDGLAEEDYTGWELLTSTLGNRIQIVGDDLFVTNPELIAEGIHKGIANAVLIKPNQIGTLTETSEAIQLAHSQGYATILSHRSGETEDTTIADLAVAFNTGQIKTGSLSRSERIAKYNRLMAIEEELQDAGFFEDSNPFSK
- the trpS gene encoding tryptophan--tRNA ligase, which encodes MNKKQRVLTGDRPTGKLHLGHWVGSIKNRLALQNNPNYDCFFIIADLHVLTTKIRKEQIVNVDNHIYEVLVDWLSVGIDPNKSTIYLQSAIPEIYELHLLFSMLISINRVMGIPSLKEMAKHASIEEGGLSLGLVGYPVLQSADILLAKAQIVPVGKDNEAHIELARDIARNFNRLYGEVFPEPTVLQGDLTSLVGIDGLGKMSKSANNAIYLSDEDHIIKEKVRKMYTDPNRIHATTPGRVEGNPLFIYHDIFNTNKDEVEEFKTRYRQGRIKDVEIKERLAEELILFLQPIKEKRAELLAKPQVLHTILQQGTETMQSIAKATMEEVHDTLGLSHKWRSRLCKTHAL
- the uvrB gene encoding excinuclease ABC subunit UvrB; this translates as MTFELCAAYAPCGDQPEAIAKLTQGIRDHVPAQVLLGATGSGKTFTIANVIANVNLPTLVLAHNKTLAAQLYQEFREFFPRNAVEYFISYYDYYQPEAYIARSNTYIEKSLLINAEIDKLRLSATRSLLERRDTLIVSSISCIYGIGSPENYAAMTLTLTVGEDYPRTMLTTQLVKMHYQASLTGQHSTFRERGSVLDIFPAYDNDQAIRLEFINDTLTSIEFSDPLTMIPKQSVHSVVVYPGSHYVTPEEIREQAIRSIRAELEERLVFFQDRPIEQDRLFHRTTHDIEMIKETGFCKGIENYSRHFTQLPPGAPPTCLLDYFPEDFLLIIDESHQTLPQMRAMYRGDASRKQSLVEYGFRLPSAYDNRPLTYNEAQKYFRKVIYVSATPGETELRESRGHVVEQILRPTGIPDPLPEIRPARGQVDDLLEEIRQRLSKSQEKILVISLTKKLAEDITAFLLELNISAAYLHSGIETAERTRILTDLRVGNIDVLVGVNLLREGLDLPEVSLVAILDADKEGFLRSTSSLIQFCGRAARNVQGKVIFYADHKTASIEQTLKETQRRRHIQLEYNKAHGITPKPIIKGIFANPIPQGKKKETPISTVPTSIPECEKLIQKYETLMHEAAREFRFDDAAKYRDKMKAVKERLLYLS
- a CDS encoding SpoIIE family protein phosphatase, translating into MIPFTKTIGFRLWLACVAAIIFPLGINIVLLNLKQYRNTVSSITIAFKENAAFKIDALQQIVPLNADILTLFSEILDLKEGIPTLPNVELSNKMHQMFSATYNEISLIKIFPNGEKIVVASSVPERLGQNYQDILDISDNSMFSATFKQSTENHEVFSVMQANIVDTNTNEISGILYTTHNIEDFLKNVLISTQPLFTVKTAIVSKNGVILKSSDPELHLRTLHPGITRKQFCNIFINKDTCPKEIPLQPIHLTPLPIEKNFFSFTAKKQEIWGYLADIPQMQLSLLSYGIKTDLLSGFWKRAVIYFAYFTCVLLGSTVAYLVAKRLSLPIRKLATVMINTRNQTPEPYIDDTLGFEINRLGHIFNAMVTNLNQQQALAQKNHEIKENAQNALYLGEQAQQRLLPNTLPHYPHTELAKAYIPAITVGGDFFDVFIVGEGENAKLFLIVADASGKGVYACGYSLFLKNMLRTFLSHTPSIQEAIEKTAQLFHETTAETGMFVTCCVYSYHYATKTVEFYSCGHNPACLLSPDGHVSMLTHPGIALGFLPHIPPVPTKTFHVDPGAFIILYSDGITEAHNQAGMMFGEERLKNTVKTLVGKSAEDAMHTLMLAVKNFVSNCHQHDDITLLILKITDS